The following coding sequences lie in one Pempheris klunzingeri isolate RE-2024b chromosome 13, fPemKlu1.hap1, whole genome shotgun sequence genomic window:
- the hivep2b gene encoding transcription factor HIVEP2 produces MESLETTAGVKSSTEGQGRNVAQKKCTSEAAQTKRSPSVELEGKGWHQQLQEGQSRDTCGFKEMSDSGKSLQLEDQHSQIQSKSHQDYDMSTYPLQSTKPFPIGRQKAVGHLVPAQSPGPASHRKSTSSPEVQQQCSHSGMDQLSETVCKVEQKPQKPGKYVCDYCGRACAKPSVLKKHIRSHTGERPYPCVPCGFSFKTKSNLYKHRKSHAHSVKAGTVPLAELGSYNANTDQGSFEGEGELFSDAEQSTDTDEDTLNDPLLLLDSPVEGSDNTAVKVLNLIAQKKGATSMSAQDGLSQPQEINAPPATAEASRAIQSCTIKQRLALRLSEKRSSDSDHNLSLPSQSSKGSTDSGYFSRSESTEHQTGPPNTNAKSYQEIMFGKCYRPSPKQTAAFVACSTDSSEYTRRSSEKGVSRVFTQEKDTVESIKINTKSFTREDVKEPQLDAGSDVGPLIRSNSMPTSSAVCLTMPQALRGSHSFDERTSTGGMRRLRRQAAFELSAHDGHTDTDSHGKMSESGISPSGLEMENYPSMASNMSHQRQAMELATRKRRKEKREEEDLPGQYEGHQEMSEEMFDSSKDYDSKQAAAGIMALGKGHHPSMLTQMDRCDMDISVSLEMSGRKILGNVISVIQHTNSINRPQSEQSESYKYHGQRQESISSFQAMEASESYELERSDSQLRQSFQMGPKLVRQPNIQVPEIRVTVEPDSPEKAPEVQVKEPEKHVEEFQWPQRSETLAQFPPEKLPPKKKRLRLADIEHSSGESSFESACTSLSRSPSQDSNLSYSSTFSFDREESLKSVSPARQDEFGKPLELLAVPGSGHSLSVLNQRQQHEMRRSSSEQAPCNLRKEFPEVRSISFDYGSLSPTSKVRHVDISAGHLAVRERRRGNLVRQESLNMDTEVTQVPSQVFPQYLSSTSPPFTAVAALPQTLPIFSTGNTFPQLSHPSLLVPVRIQTHVPSYGSITYTSVSQIFDNQYDSVSSTTSTSQNQTSGLSGNVDSHNVLAHTRPPSTRTLTVEALDLSSAKLKTGIPLSLTSRTISTTNASSGGANKRMLSPASSLDLFMEVKQQKRVKEERMFGQIVEELSAVELGKCNLSEEKVHRSEMQGASTPHAQDDSCLSKFITLRQKVTEATDHRLESAMESSSLETSSPPYSMISVSEVKEVGMEKRVQMDMMAQLVTSQDILISDTEHSRLLSQFPSLRTTTGVSWCYLNYTKPSCSHSNTPFSSVYATWCVTSHNPNPLELSTSAALALLRSKQRGDKVIYTVAAMCQPGTGKLVSSLILWRQTMEQLQRKPEPKEVDITYGKKVKDNSCRVKTSKEEWKEREASTTQTVPTRIKIFEGGYKSNEDYVYVRGRGRGKYICEECGIRCKKPSMLKKHIRTHTDVRPYICRVCNFAFKTKGNLTKHMKSKAHMKKCLELGVSVTMDETEIQEHVDDIQQESKTEVVVTTKHQFSDAEDSDGMDEEVDEIDEDDDEDDEYEGDSTPKLRSRSTSPQSCGVTSLSVTATADIHGDSFITLADAEIRQQSSNRRIGSDHRPVLATDQREKSMDEDSLAVLSPDQASFLFDPYSSCLLSPGWESPIREPSPSRLRYPSPRRELSPRGRSSPRWDTSPLRPGSPSIIPIQHLSPVSIERPMSPGTELAGKRESSVRGRQRVVLRAVSPRRGSHQHKGSCDKIRHQAKMEMAQQQGAFEMEMDQRSSLASSLPGAASSHHQNILSHLPLHSQQQAHSLLPVVPVGGLQMLHSPPSSSTDVTPSSAPSPQSSEGQHCSSREGSVHGLEIGGGDIRSQNQLSSHQAAQEKSLDPGVRDSRQEENVQTCLKAIASLKITTEDPH; encoded by the exons ATGGAGTCACTTGAAACTACTGCAGGGGTGAAAAGCTCCACTGAGGGTCAGGGCAGAAATGTTGCACAGAAAAAATGTACCTCAGAGGCAGCACAGACTAAAAGGAGTCCATCAGTTGAACTGGAAGGGAAAGGGTGGCACCAACAACTGCAAGAAGGtcagagcagagacacatgTGGTTTCAAAGAAATGTCTGACTCAGGGAAATCATTGCAATTAGAAGATCAGCACTCCCAAATCCAGTCCAAAAGCCATCAAGACTATGATATGTCTACATATCCACTACAGTCCACAAAACCATTTCCCATTGGCAGACAGAAAGCTGTAGGTCACTTAGTTCCTGCACAGTCCCCGGGACCTGCATCTCACAGGAAGTCCACCAGTTCACCTGAAGTCCAACAACAGTGTTCCCATTCAGGGATGGATCAACTGTCAGAGACTGTTTGTAAGGTGGAACAGAAACCGCAAAAGCCTGGGAAGTATGTTTGTGATTACTGTGGAAGGGCATGTGCCAAACCCAGCGTGCTTAAGAAACATATTCGCTCACACACCGGGGAACGGCCCTATCCATGTGTCCCCTGCGGATTCTCCTTCAAAACCAAGAGTAAtttatacaaacacagaaagtcCCATGCTCACTCGGTCAAAGCTGGAACAGTGCCACTCGCAGAACTTGGTTCTTACAATGCCAATACAGACCAGGGGTCTTTTGAAGGGGAAGGAGAGTTATTCTCTGATGCTGAGCAAAGCACGGACACGGACGAGGACACTCTTAACGacccgctgctgctgctggactctcCAGTGGAGGGATCAGATAACACTGCTGTAAAAGTACTAAATCTCATTGCTCAGAAAAAGGGAGCCACATCGATGTCAGCTCAGGATGGTTTATCCCAGCCCCAAGAGATCAATGCACCTCCTGCCACTGCCGAGGCTAGCCGTGCAATACAATCTTGCACGATCAAACAGAGGCTTGCACTTCGGCTGTCTGAAAAAAGAAGCAGCGACTCTGATCACAATTTGTCCCTCCCAAGTCAGTCTAGCAAGGGCAGCACAGACTCTGGCTACTTCTCGCGCTCTGAGAGTACCGAGCACCAGACTGGTCCTCCAAACACTAACGCAAAGTCCTATCAAGAAATTATGTTCGGAAAGTGCTACAGGCCAAGTccaaaacagacagcagcttttGTGGCTTGTAGCACAGACTCAAGTGAATATACCAGGAGAAGCTCGGAGAAAGGTGTTTCCCGCGTTTTCACCCAAGAAAAAGACACTGTTGAGTCAATCAAAATTAACACAAAGTCATTCACGAGGGAAGATGTAAAAGAACCTCAGTTAGATGCTGGCTCAGATGTGGGGCCTCTGATCAGGAGCAACTCAATGCCAACATCCTCAGCAGTGTGTCTGACTATGCCTCAAGCCCTCAGAGGCAGTCATTCGTTTGATGAGAGAACAAGCACCGGGGGCATGAGGAGACTCAGGCGGCAAGCTGCTTTCGAACTCTCTGCACATGATGgccacacagacactgacagccaTGGAAAGATGAGCGAGAGTGGCATTTCACCCTCAGGATTGGAAATGGAAAATTACCCCTCTATGGCATCTAATATGAGCCATCAGAGACAGGCAATGGAACTGGCAACACGGAAGCGTCggaaagagaagagggaagaggaagattTGCCAGGTCAATATGAGGGCCACCAAGAAATGAGTGAAGAAATGTTTGATTCGAGCAAGGACTATGATTCAAAACAAGCTGCAGCAGGCATTATGGCATTAGGAAAAGGACATCATCCAAGTATGCtaacacagatggacagatgtgACATGGACATATCAGTGAGTCTTGAAATGTCTGGACGAAAAATTTTAGGTAATGTAATTTCTGTTATCCAGCACACAAACTCAATAAACAGGCCTCAGTCTGAACAGTCAGAATCATACAAATATcatggacagagacaggaaagtatttcttcatttcaaGCTATGGAGGCAAGTGAATCATATGAGCTGGAAAGGAGTGATAGTCAGCTAAGGCAATCATTTCAAATGGGCCCCAAACTTGTGAGGCAGCCCAACATACAAGTTCCAGAAATTAGGGTCACAGTAGAGCCTGACAGTCCAGAAAAAGCTCCAGAGGTGCAGGTGAAGGAGCCAGAGAAGCACGTGGAGGAGTTTCAGTGGCCTCAAAGGAGTGAAACTTTAGCACAATTCCCTCCGGAGAAGCTCcctccaaagaagaaaaggctACGCTTAGCTGATATCGAGCACTCCTCTGGTGAATCTAGTTTTGAATCTGCCTGCACCAGTCTCTCCCGCAGCCCGAGCCAAGATAGCAACTTATCTTATAGCTCCACCTTCTCCTTTGACAGGGAGGAGAGCTTGAAGTCAGTCTCTCCGGCCAGGCAGGATGAATTTGGCAAACCGCTAGAGCTTTTAGCTGTGCCAGGGAGTGGgcactccctctctgtgctcaaCCAGCGTCAACAACATGAAATGAGACGCTCCTCCTCAGAGCAGGCGCCTTGTAACTTGCGcaaggagttcccagaggtaCGCAGCATATCATTTGACTATGGCAGTCTTTCTCCAACATCCAAAGTTAGACACGTGGACATCAGTGCTGGCCACTTGGctgtgagggagagaaggaggggaaacTTGGTGCGACAGGAGTCATTGAATATGGACACTGAGGTAACACAAGTCCCATCACAAGTGTTTCCGCAGTATCTCAGCAGCACCTCCCCTCCATTCACAGCAGTTGCTGCTCTGCCGCAGACTTTGCCAATATTCTCCACTGGGAATACATTTCCCCAGCTGTCACATCCAAGCCTGTTAGTTCCTGTAAGAATACAGACTCATGTGCCATCCTATGGTAGTATCACATACACTTCAGTATCACAGATTTTTGACAATCAGTATGACAGTGTTAGCTCCACTACATCCACATCTCAGAATCAAACTTCAGGGTTGTCTGGAAACGTTGATTCTCATAATGTATTAGCTCATACCAGACCACCCTCAACGCGCACCCTTACTGTTGAAGCCCTTGATTTGTCATCAGCCAAGCTCAAAACAggcatccctctctctctgacctccaGAACTATCTCAACCACTAACGCCTCCAGTGGTGGCGCAAACAAACGGATGCTATCCCCTGCCAGCAGCTTGGACCTTTTCATGGAGGTCAAGCAGCAAAAACGTGTGAAAGAGGAAAGAATGTTTGGGCAGATTGTAGAGGAGTTGAGTGCTGTGGAGCTTGGAAAATGTAATTTGAGCGAAGAGAAGGTCCACAGGTCAGAGATGCAGGGTGCATCCACACCTCATGCTCAGGATGACTCATGTCTGAGTAAATTTATCACACTTCGGCAAAAAGTGACAGAGGCCACTGACCACAGACTTGAGTCAGCTATGGAAAGTAGCTCCTTGGAAACCAGCTCTCCTCCCTACTCCATGATATCAGTCAGCGAAGTGAAAGAAGTTGGCATGGAGAAACGAGTGCAGATGGATATGATGGCACAGCTGGTTACCAGTCAAGACATCCTGATCTCAGACACGGAGCATTCAAGACTGTTATCACAGTTTCCAAGTCTTCGCACGACAACAGGTGTGAGCTGGTGTTATCTCAACTACACCAAGCCAAGCTGCTCTCATAGCAACACCCCTTTCTCCTCCGTGTACGCCACCTGGTGTGTGACGTCCCACAACCCCAACCCTCTTGAACTGAGTACCAGTGCTGCCCTGGCTCTACTGCGGTCCAAACAAAGGGGAGACAAAGTTATATACACCGTGGCCGCCATGTGTCAGCCTGGCACGGGGAAACTGGTTTCATCCCTCATCCTGTGGAGGCAGACCATGGAACAG ctgcagaggaaaccaGAGCCCAAAGAGGTGGACATCACCTACGGGAAGAAGGTGAAAGACAACAGCTGCAGAGTGAAAACTAGCAAGGAGGagtggaaagagagggaggccTCCACAACCCAAACAGTGCCAACACGAATTAAGATCTTTGAGGGAGG GTACAAGTCCAATGAAGACTATGTGTACGTTAGAGGTCGCGGCCGGGGGAAGTACATCTGTGAGGAGTGTGGTATTCGCTGTAAGAAGCCAAGCatgctgaaaaaacacattaggaCCCACACAGACGTGAGACCTTACATCTGCAGGGTCTGCAACTTTGCTTTTAAAACTAAAG GAAACCTGACTAAACATATGAAATCAAAGGCACACATGAAGAAATGTCTTGAACTGGGAGTGTCGGTGACAATGGATGAGACGGAGATACAGGAACATG tGGACGACATTCAACAAGAGTCTAAGACAGAGGTGGTGGTAACGACCAAACACCAGTTCTCAGACGCAGAGGACTCTGACGGTATGGACGAAGAGGTTGACGAGATCGACGAAGATGATGACGAGGATGATGAATATGAGGGTGATTCAACTCCAAAGTTGCGCTCAAGAAGCACGAGTCCTCAGTCGTGTGGAGTTACTTCTCTGTCAGTCACAGCCACCGCTGATATCCACGGTGATTCCTTCATCACTCTGGCCGACGCTGAAATCCGCCAACAGTCCTCTAATAGGCGGATAGGCTCGGACCATCGGCCTGTCCTTGCAACAGACCAGAGAGAGAAGTCCATGGATGAAGACTCTCTGGCTGTGCTGTCTCCAGACCAGGCCAGTTTCCTCTTTGACCCTTATTCTTCTTGTCTGCTTTCCCCTGGTTGGGAGTCTCCTATCAGGGAGCCATCCCCTTCACGTCTGCGCTACCCGTCCCCGAGGCGAGAACTCTCCCCGCGAGGTCGCTCCTCTCCAAGATGGGATACTTCACCGCTGAGGCCCGGTTCACCCAGCATCATACCCATTCAGCACCTCTCCCCAGTCTCAATTGAACGGCCCATGTCTCCTGGTACAGAGCTGGCTGGAAAGCGAGAATCCTCAGTCAGAGGCCGACAGAGAGTTGTGCTGAGGGCTGTTTCACCACGCAGAGGCTCGCACCAACACAAAGGCAGCTGTGATAAAATCAGACACCAGGCAAAGATGGAGATGGCTCAACAACAAGGAGcttttgaaatggaaatg GATCAAAGGAGCAGCTTGGCTTCCAGTCTGCCTGGTGCTGCCAGTTCTCATCACCAGAACATCCTCAGCCACCTCCCTCTTCACTCTCAGCAGCAGGCCCACAGTTTGCTCCCCGTCGTTCCGGTCGGAGGGCTCCAGATGTTACACTCCCCGCCTTCCTCCAGCACTGATGTCACCCCTTCCTCAGCGCCGAGCCCCCAGAGCAGCGAGGGCCAGCAttgcagcagcagggaggggtCTGTCCATGGGCTCGAGATAGGAGGAGGGGACATCAGAAGCCAGAACCAACTGTCCTCCCACCAGGCCGCTCAGGAGAAAAGTCTTGACCCCGGTGTCAGAGACAGCAGACAAGAGGAGAACGTCCAGACCTGCTTGAAAGCCATCGCCTCGTTGAAGATTACCACAGAGGACCCTCACTGA
- the LOC139211494 gene encoding prostamide/prostaglandin F synthase-like, with the protein MADRADPTAASGVKALTAFVENGKALLDLAKKESREVSLQDFIRQKIRIEQKQSLLGLIAAGAALYSSLSVKRKKDAEDIWRKANHSAALQDAVQDFQQLEVQWDAFLQHLDDELQLSAKMLAGDHQSKWISPDTSLIDVRTGQRVTLGKYLGRGKKILLVLIRQFSCLLCRLHLKDLEKNQRTLDAHSTEVVVVSFGCQEGALHWRQDTGCQYDMLLDPDRKMYAAFGLEVSLKKVLNFSNMLLYAEYVADNMEFPRGLPSIQDDMFQLGGDFVLDEHGKVLFSHCCQSPIDRPSVKDILSAQ; encoded by the exons ATGGCAGATAGAGCAGATCCGACCGCGGCCTCTGGTGTGAAAGCTCTCACAGCTTTcgttgaaaatggaaaagctctGCTGGACCTCGCCaaaaaggagagcagagaag TCTCTCTTCAGGATTTCATCAGGCAGAAAATCCGCATAGAGCAAAAACAGTCACTGTTGGGTCTGATTGCAGCTGGTGCAGCTTTGTACAGCAG TTTGTCTGTTAAGAGAAAAAAGGATGCAGAGGACATATGGAGAAAAGCCAACCA cTCTGCTGCTTTACAGGACGCTGTGCAGGACTTTCAGCAACTAGAA GTGCAGTGGGATGCCTTTCTGCAGCATTTGGATGATGAGTTACAACTGAGTGCTAAAATGCTGGCTGGGGACCATCAGTCAAAGTGGATTTCACCAGATACATCTCTCATAGATGTCAGAACAGGACA gaGAGTTACATTAGGAAAGTATCTTGGGAGAGGTAAAAAGATCCTGCTGGTGTTAATCCGTCAGTTCTCCTGTTTACTCTGCCGTCTCCATCTTAAAGATCTGGAGAAGAATCAG AGGACCCTGGATGCACACTCAACTGAGGTGGTGGTCGTTTCATTTGGCTGTCAGGAAGGAGCTTTACACTGGCGTCAGGACACTGGCTGTCAGTACGACATGCTGTTGGACCCTGATAGGAAG ATGTATGCTGCCTTTGGCCTGGAGGTGTCTCTGAAGAAAGTATTAAACTTCAGTAACATGCTGCTCTATGCTGAATATGTGGCGGACAATATGGAGTTTCCAAGAGGGCTTCCGTCGATTCAAGACGACATGTTTCAG CTGGGAGGCGACTTTGTTTTGGACGAACACGGGAAGGTGCTGTTCTCTCACTGCTGCCAGAGTCCCATAGACAGACCTTCAGTGAAGGACATTTTATCTGCACAGTGA
- the txlnbb gene encoding taxilin beta b translates to METCQETGPAPMGPEASPAEDRHIDLTEDLAQQLEDIISTYQAAEIPAEPEDAEEVTAVKQADARKDQKLEKKMLKNLGKEAMLLMQSLNKLNTPEQKLEAIIKKHAELLEEHRSDQKQLKVLQKKLLQVMKEKDQLQSEHSRAVLARSKLEGLCRELQRHNKTLKEETLQRCREDDLKRKEITTHFQGTLSDIQAQIEEHSGRNTKLCQENSALAEKLKGLISQYDQREANLEKVFKHRDLKEKLLETKLTQANMMLKEAEERHKLEKELLIKKTAESKVQIKVMREQETDMKTQLDMYSKKFDEFQGTVSKSNSVYSSFKQDMDKMAKKMKKLEKECQSWKSRFDGCNKSLIEMVADKTIKEKEFELVTIKNQKLENLCRALQEERRSLYEKVEGAAGQPDSNTTEPTQKEGPGELETPEVPKDEQPVQNTAAPTSGAPASTPTLETPLTKELAKLKSEQARLKEIATSFTISHIIPTETSISQSQELSESVQEAEEDHIEESNSEHLQEVKEDGHQEERDLEMESVD, encoded by the exons ATGGAGACTTGTCAGGAGACCGGCCCTGCACCCATGGGTCCCGAGGCGTCGCCAGCCGAGGATCGGCACATTGACCTGACAGAGGACCTGGCCCAGCAGCTGGAGGACATCATTAGCACCTACCAGGCTGCCGAGATTCCCGCTGAGCCAGAGGACGCAGAGGAGGTCACAGCCGTCAAACAGGCAGACGCCCGCAAGGACCAGAAACTGGAGAAGAAGATGCTCAAAAATCtag GGAAGGAAGCcatgctgctgatgcaaagccTGAACAAACTCAACACACCAGAACAGAAACTGGAAGCCATCATCAAGAAGCACGCTGAGCTG ttggAGGAGCATCGCAGTGACCAGAAACAGCTGAAGGTTCTGCAGAAGAAGCTGCTCCAAGTGATGAAGGAGAAGGACCAGCTGCAGAGCGAGCACAGCCGGGCCGTGCTGGCTCGCAGTAAGCTGGAGGGGCTCTGCCGAGAGCTGCAGAGGCACAACAAGACCTTAAAG GAAGAGACCTTGCAGAGGTGCAGAGAGGACGacctgaagaggaaagagaTCACCACCCATTTCCAGGGGACACTGAGTGACATTCAGGCCCAAATCGAGGAACACAGCGGCCGCAACACCAAGCTGTGCCAGGAGAACAGCGCTCTGGCAGAGAAACTGAAGGGACTCATTTCACAATACGACCAGCGAGAGGCG AACCTGGAAAAGGTTTTCAAACACAGAGACCTGAAAGAAAAGCTGCTGGAAACCAAACTCACGCAGGCAAACATGATGctgaaggaggcagaggagaggcaCAAGCTGGAAAAAGAACTT CTGATAAAAAAGACAGCGGAGTCTAAAGTGCAAATAAAGGTCATGAGGGAGCAAGAAACCGATATGAAGACCCAG CTCGATATGTACTCCAAGAAGTTTGACGAATTCCAGGGCACGGTGTCAAAGAGTAACAGTGTCTACAGCAGCTTCAAACAGGACATGGACAAA ATGgccaagaaaatgaaaaagctaGAGAAAGAGTGCCAATCATGGAAGAGTCGCTTTGATGGCTGCAACAAGAGCCTCATTGAGATGGTGGCAGAT aaaacaatcaaagagAAGGAGTTCGAGCTTGTCACCATTAAGAACCAGAAGCTTGAGAATCTGTGCAGGGCACtgcaagaggagaggaggagtctTTATGAGAAGGTGGAGGGAGCTGCAGGTCAACCAGATAGCAACACTACTGAGCCAACGCAGAAAGAGGGACCCGGGGAGCTGGAGACCCCCGAAGTCCCTAAAGATGAGCAACCTGTCCAGAATACCGCAGCCCCCACCTCCGGTGCCCCCGCAAGCACACCAACACTCGAAACTCCGCTGACCAAGGAACTGGCCAAACTGAAGTCTGAGCAGGCTCGTCTGAAGGAGATCGCCACTTCTTTCACAATCTCTCATATTATACCCACAGAAACAAGCATTAGCCAATCACAAGAACTCTCTGAGAGCGtccaggaggcagaggaggaccACATAGAGGAGAGCAACAGCGAACACCTCCAAGAAGTCAAGGAGGACGGACACCAAGAAGAGAGAGATTTGGAAATGGAGTCAGTTGATTAA